Genomic segment of Veillonellales bacterium:
TTGTTCCGGCCATTGTTCAGGACCAAAAAACAGGAACTGTGCTGATGCTGGCTTACATGAACAAAGCAGCGCTGCAGAAAACGGTAGAAACAGGTGTGACCTGGTTCTACAGCCGCAGCCGGTCCCGTTTGTGGCAGAAAGGGGAAACCTCCGGTCATGTACAGAAGGTTCAGGATATTTACTATGATTGTGATGCTGATGCCATTTTGGTGAAAGCGGATCAAACCGGCGCAGCCTGCCATGAAGGAACCTTCTCCTGCTTCAGCCGGAAGCTGGGAGAAAAAGAACAGCGGGAAGAAAAGATCTTTGATCCGGCCAAAGTATATGGCGGCTCGGCGGCGACTATTCTTCAGGAGGTATACCAGGTCATTACCGACCGCAAAGCCAAGCTGCCGGAAGGGTCTTATACCGCCTATCTGTTTACCAAGGGACAGGACAAGATTTTGAAAAAAGTCGGCGAAGAATCGGCAGAAACGATTATCGCCTCTAAAAACAATAGTAAAGAAGAATTGCTGTATGAAATGGCGGATTTATGGTATCATTGTCTGGTGTTATTGGCTTACCATAATGTAACGCCCAGCGAACTGCTGGCGGAACTTCAGGGGAGAAGAAAGTAGCTATGGACAAATTCATTGGTCAGGAATTTATGGATAAAACACGTTATGCCTATATTCAACAGACAGAGCAGCTTCAAGGTGTGCCCCAGCCACCGCTGGAGCTGGAAGTTGACCCGGCTAAACCGCTAATCGACTTGCCGCAGCCGGAAACTTTTCCGGAAGTGCGGATTAATTTATTGGAATTTATTGAACTGCGTACCAGTGTACGGCAGTATGCCAATAAATCCCTCAGCCTGGCAGAACTGGCCTATTTACTTTGGTGCACCCAGGGAGTGAAAGGCGTTATTCCCGGCAAGGCGACATTTCGCACGGTTCCTTCCGCCGGTGCCAGACATGCCTTTGAAACCTATTTGCTGATCAATCATGTGGAAGATTTGACACCCGGATTATATCGTTTTTTAGCTGTCGAGCATAAATTGCAGGCAGTTGATCTTCAGCCCGGAATTTCTGGCGAAATTACCGCTGCCGGTTTGCATCAGCAATTCATTCGGTCAAGCGCGGTCACTTTTATCTGGACGGCAGTCCCTGCGCGAATGAACTGGAAATACGGTGAGCGGGGTTATCGTTATCTCCATCTCGACGCCGGACATGTTTGTCAGAATCTTTACCTGACAGCCGAGACTATCGGCTGTGGCACATGTGCCATAGGCGCTTTTGATGATGAACAGATCAACAGCATTTTGGGCATTGACGGAAAAGACCATTTTGTTATTTACATGGCGGCGGTTGGGAAAAAATAACTGATTTTTTAAAGCCGGCTATCAGCCGGTTTTTTACGTAAATAGGGGTAGCCTTTCAGCAGGAGTTTACCGTCGCATAGGGAAAATAATAACTCTAGTATTTATATTTGACATGCCATGAATCAATTACACGAGTATAGGAGAATTCTACTCATGAAAAAGGGCGGCAGGCAGGTCTACTGGCTGGCGGCAGTCTTAGTTCTGCTGCTGATCGGGTTATACTTTCATTTTTCCCATAAAGGGGAACCTGAAGATGTTTCAAACCAGCGGCCTAAATACAGCCTGGAGAAGACCGGTGCCGGGGCTGTGGCAGATTTCACGGCAGTATCGCAGCAAATTCATAGCGCGGTAGACGGAGCGCTGAATCAATCCGGCTGGGTTGTCCGGGATGCGAAGGCGGCCAAGCGGGAAACGCCGCGTCAACAGGTGGAGGGAACAATCCGCTGGCATACCCGTCAGCTGCTGCTGGATATACCGGCGGGAATGACGGTTGAACAGGTGCGGCAGATTATTGCCTCATCAACCGGAAATGCGGGCGGCGAAATTTTGGCTGCCCAGCCGGATAAATATCTGGGTGTGTCGGTTACCCGGATTGATGTAGGAATACGGGATCAACTGGGCGGCGACCCGATTACGATTATTACCGATAAACTTTATATTCACCAGGATAAGACACCAGTTACCAAAGAAAAATCGGCAGTTACGCTGCGTGGACAAATGGCGATCATTGTGGATGATTTTGGCTACAGCAGTGAACCGATCAGCGCTTTCGCCGGGATTAACCGGCCGCTGACCTGGGCGATCCTTCCCTATCGTCCTTATAGCAATGAGGCGGCAGCCCGGGGGATCGGCTCAGGTCATCAGGTGATGCTGCATTTGCCTATGGAACCTCTGTCGGCGGCAGCGCAGTCGGAAGAGGTTACTATTGGTGTCAATATGAGCGATCAGGAAATCCGGGATATTGTCAGTCGGGCGGTGCGATCTGTTCCCGGCATCGTTGGGGTGAATAACCATCAGGGATCCCGGGCCACCGCCGACAGCCGGGTAATGCAGAATGTTTTTGCGGTGCTGAAGGCCAATCATTTATTTTTTGTCGACAGTCGTACCAGCAGCCAGTCGATTGCCTATGATTTGGCCAGGCAAAGCGGGCTGAGGGCCGGTGAAAACCAACTGTTCATCGACAATAGCAGTGAGGTAAGCGCTATCAAAAAACAGCTGCGTTCTGCCGGCGATATCGCTATACGCAGTGGTGCGGTGACGGTAATCGGTCATGCCCGCATGAATACGGCAACTGCAGTTCGGGAAATGATTCCGGAACTGGAGGCAGAGGGAATTGAACTGGTATTTGTCGCGGAACTTTTAAAATAAATAGCGAAGATATGAGGGGAACTACTATGAACAGCGGTACAGAGCGGAAAAATATTAAACCGGGCAGCCGGGTAAAAATTGTTCAGAAGCAGCATCAGCGCACCGGTCAGTTGACCGAGGGGATCGTAAAGGACATCTTGACCAACAGCGCCGTGCATCATCGCGGAATTAAGGTCCGTCTGCAGGACGGATTGATAGGCCGGGTGCAGGAAATTATCAGAGAATAATAAGGAAAGAATAATACCAGTACAAAGTCATAACGGAGGAATACATGCAGAACATTTTTGACGGATTAAACCCGGCCCAGTCAACTGCGGTCGAACATATTAACGGGCCCTTGCTGATTATGGCAGGCGCCGGTTCAGGAAAAACCAAGGTACTCACCTGCCGGATCGCCTATCTTTTGGAACAGGGGGTGGCGCCCTATCATATTCTTGCCATTACGTTTACCAATAAGGCTGCCGCCGAAATGCGGGAGCGGGTAAACCGTATGGTTGGCGTTCAGGCGAAAGATATTTGGCTCAGTACTTTTCATGCTTTCTGCGCCCGGTTTTTGCGGCTGGAAATAGACGGGCTGCCCGGTTATAAACATAATTTTGTCATTTATGATTCGTCGGACAGTCAGGCATTGGTCAAGGCCTGTCTGCGGGAATTGAATCTTGACGATAAGCAGTATACGCCGCGGGGGATTCAAGCCGCGATTTCCAATGCCAAAAATGCACTTCAGGATGCCAGGGAGTTTGAACGGCAAGCGGACAACTTTTACGCCAAAAAAGTGGCCGAAGTTTACCAATTATATCAGCAGAAGCTGCGCGGCAACAACGCTTTGGATTTCGATGATTTGCTGATGCTGGCTGTTATTCTATTGCAGCAAAATGAAGCGATACGGCAAAAATATCAGGAGAAGTTTCGCTACATTCTTATTGATGAATATCAGGATACCAACCGGGCCCAATATTTACTGGCAAGATTGCTGGCGGAAAAATATCGCAATCTTTGTGTTGTCGGTGATGCCGATCAAAGCATCTATGGCTGGCGGGGCGCCGATATCCACAATATCCTGGATTTTGAGAATGACTATCCCGAGACAAAGATCATCAAGCTGGAACAAAATTACCGGTCGACCCAAATGATCCTTGATGCCGCCAATGCGGTGATCGAGAATAATGTTGACCGTAAGCCGAAGACATTGTGGACAGATAACCAGCCGGGAGAAAAGATTACCCATTATCTGGCTTATGATGAACGGGACGAAGCTCAGTTTATTGCCGACACGGTGACAAAGCTCAATACCGTTTACCGTACGCCCTACGGCAGTATCGCTGTCTTATACCGTACCAACGCCCAGTCCCGGGTCATCGAAGAAGCCTTCATGAGATACGGTCTCCCCTATACCATGGTCGGCGGACTGAAGTTCTATGACCGCAAAGAAATTAAGGATATCATTGCCTATTTGCGGGTATTATTTAATCCGGCGGATACGATGAGCTTGCTGCGCATTATCAATGTGCCCCGGCGGGGGATCGGTGAGACCAGTATTAACCGGCTGACGGAATATGCCGCAGCCAATGATCTTACTTTGTTTGACGTTATTTCCAATCCCGATCTGGTGCCGGGACTGACTGCTCGTGCCAAGCGGCCGCTGGAGAACCTGGCTGAGCTGATTTTCACTATCATGGGGCAGCTTAATTCTTTGCCGGTCGTCACTTTGGTGGAAAAAGTAATGAACGATTCAGGCTATATAGCTGAACTGGAAAAAGAGCAGACTCCCCAGGATGAAGCCAGATTGGAAAATTTACGTGAACTGCTTAGTGTGGCAAAGGAGTTTGCTGCCGGCGAAATGGAAAACACTTTGGAGAATTTTCTCAGCCATGTGGCACTCGTATCGGATATCGACAGTGCCGAAATGGCGGAGGACCGTGTCACTTTAATGACGCTGCACTCGGCTAAGGGGCTGGAATTTCCGGTAGCGTTTATTGCCGGAATGGAGGAAGGTCTGTTTCCCCATTCCCGTACCCTGATGAATGAGGACGAAATTGAGGAAGAGCGCCGCATTTGTTATGTGGGGATTACCCGGGCACGGCGCAAACTTTATCTGACGAATGCCCGCATGCGGACCATATATGGTAAGTCCGCCATGTATCCGGAATCCCGGTTCTTGGAGGAAATTCCTGATGACAAGCTGGAGCATGTTACAATCCGTCCCAGTCA
This window contains:
- the hisIE gene encoding bifunctional phosphoribosyl-AMP cyclohydrolase/phosphoribosyl-ATP diphosphatase HisIE; this encodes MNIDNIKFDSQGLVPAIVQDQKTGTVLMLAYMNKAALQKTVETGVTWFYSRSRSRLWQKGETSGHVQKVQDIYYDCDADAILVKADQTGAACHEGTFSCFSRKLGEKEQREEKIFDPAKVYGGSAATILQEVYQVITDRKAKLPEGSYTAYLFTKGQDKILKKVGEESAETIIASKNNSKEELLYEMADLWYHCLVLLAYHNVTPSELLAELQGRRK
- a CDS encoding SagB/ThcOx family dehydrogenase, which encodes MDKFIGQEFMDKTRYAYIQQTEQLQGVPQPPLELEVDPAKPLIDLPQPETFPEVRINLLEFIELRTSVRQYANKSLSLAELAYLLWCTQGVKGVIPGKATFRTVPSAGARHAFETYLLINHVEDLTPGLYRFLAVEHKLQAVDLQPGISGEITAAGLHQQFIRSSAVTFIWTAVPARMNWKYGERGYRYLHLDAGHVCQNLYLTAETIGCGTCAIGAFDDEQINSILGIDGKDHFVIYMAAVGKK
- a CDS encoding divergent polysaccharide deacetylase family protein; this translates as MKKGGRQVYWLAAVLVLLLIGLYFHFSHKGEPEDVSNQRPKYSLEKTGAGAVADFTAVSQQIHSAVDGALNQSGWVVRDAKAAKRETPRQQVEGTIRWHTRQLLLDIPAGMTVEQVRQIIASSTGNAGGEILAAQPDKYLGVSVTRIDVGIRDQLGGDPITIITDKLYIHQDKTPVTKEKSAVTLRGQMAIIVDDFGYSSEPISAFAGINRPLTWAILPYRPYSNEAAARGIGSGHQVMLHLPMEPLSAAAQSEEVTIGVNMSDQEIRDIVSRAVRSVPGIVGVNNHQGSRATADSRVMQNVFAVLKANHLFFVDSRTSSQSIAYDLARQSGLRAGENQLFIDNSSEVSAIKKQLRSAGDIAIRSGAVTVIGHARMNTATAVREMIPELEAEGIELVFVAELLK
- a CDS encoding YwbE family protein, coding for MRGTTMNSGTERKNIKPGSRVKIVQKQHQRTGQLTEGIVKDILTNSAVHHRGIKVRLQDGLIGRVQEIIRE
- the pcrA gene encoding DNA helicase PcrA, with the translated sequence MQNIFDGLNPAQSTAVEHINGPLLIMAGAGSGKTKVLTCRIAYLLEQGVAPYHILAITFTNKAAAEMRERVNRMVGVQAKDIWLSTFHAFCARFLRLEIDGLPGYKHNFVIYDSSDSQALVKACLRELNLDDKQYTPRGIQAAISNAKNALQDAREFERQADNFYAKKVAEVYQLYQQKLRGNNALDFDDLLMLAVILLQQNEAIRQKYQEKFRYILIDEYQDTNRAQYLLARLLAEKYRNLCVVGDADQSIYGWRGADIHNILDFENDYPETKIIKLEQNYRSTQMILDAANAVIENNVDRKPKTLWTDNQPGEKITHYLAYDERDEAQFIADTVTKLNTVYRTPYGSIAVLYRTNAQSRVIEEAFMRYGLPYTMVGGLKFYDRKEIKDIIAYLRVLFNPADTMSLLRIINVPRRGIGETSINRLTEYAAANDLTLFDVISNPDLVPGLTARAKRPLENLAELIFTIMGQLNSLPVVTLVEKVMNDSGYIAELEKEQTPQDEARLENLRELLSVAKEFAAGEMENTLENFLSHVALVSDIDSAEMAEDRVTLMTLHSAKGLEFPVAFIAGMEEGLFPHSRTLMNEDEIEEERRICYVGITRARRKLYLTNARMRTIYGKSAMYPESRFLEEIPDDKLEHVTIRPSHYGRSGGTTAASSSPLTLAKKASTGETMQPKSSVNWRIGDKAQHSKWGVGTVVGVQGDGENQEVKIAFPGQGIKSLAVKFAPISKV